A genomic window from Chaetodon trifascialis isolate fChaTrf1 chromosome 22, fChaTrf1.hap1, whole genome shotgun sequence includes:
- the LOC139350648 gene encoding zinc finger protein ZFP2-like, translated as METTGGSYQVENTGIFLPLSSLRLLIPPLRLLSAAMWQVAQRREVLEYEKLDEFVTLVTATVPDLLSPKQRGKLLLRLRAKILLELCRNEETANALCIQPHLERIRPPGYTGSGDAEVDAEEAIFVELIQTLLKDPAERQHFYQEVFPTEYGLSYDTDMQLLVWEFLSKLEKLLPVPDLSQAVSWLTSAPSVLRDCLQALSSPDDLRSLLQHHKCLEHLGKQGTTVEMSTQVFACSECPFFHMQESYLLQHIEHSHPEQYSKLQRAAETTEAPRKKAPRPEFPKPFPIHDRPDPHMCQECGKTFTRASDVTRHQRTHTGERPYTCEECKKSFKNSWDLTRHQRIHTGERPFLCSQCGKRFTQMGLLKLHFDRTACGQACNPPLDLTTEVVVAEDTSEKEGGQYKCQKCGESFGSILERLRHRQRHVVRRQYKCSLCEKIYSRASDLKRHQMKHTGERPFACECGKNFTHVWLLNKHRQIHTRERPYPCAECGKSFTQLQILNRHLLTHNGQRPFQCSYCEKSFTQLASLTRHERIHTGERPYLCTTCEKSFLTHGELVRHQRSHSNFRPFSCPQCPKSFKTKRAQSEHLNTHTGERPFACTQCGKRFAKSTSLVRHNLTHTGERPHQCSQCGKTFLTSGELLLHKRIHTGERPYPCSYCERRFRCSSDLNMHVRTHTGEKPHSCLFCKKSFSTSTRLKRHMRTHVDKSVVVESFSL; from the exons ATGGAAACGACGGGCGGTTCTTACCAAGTGGAAAACACCG GTATATTCCTGCCCCTGTCTTCCTTGAGGCTGCTGATCCCTCCTCTGCGGCTGCTCTCTGCAGCAATGTGGCAGGTGGCTCAGCGGAGAGAGGTCCTTGAGTATGAAAAGCTCGACGAGTTTGTGACGCTGGTGACGGCAACAGTTCCAGACCTGCTCAGTCCAAAGCAGCGAGGCAAGCTGCTCCTTCGACTGAGAGCGAAA ATTCTTCTTGAGTTGTGCAGAAATGAGGAAACAGCCAACGCTTTGTGTATACAGCCTCACCTGGAACGAATCCGCCCACCAGGATACACAGGG AGTGGAGATGCAGAGGTGGATGCAGAGGAGGCCATTTTTGTTGAGCTCATCCAAACGCTGCTGAAAGACccagcagagaggcagcattTTTACCAG GAGGTTTTTCCAACAGAATATGGTCTCAGCTACGACACCGACATGCAGCTGCTTGTGTGGGAGTTTCTGTCTAAACTGGAGAAACTCTTGCCAGTACCAGACCTCAGTCAG GCTGTCTCATGGCTGACCTCTGCCCCCTCTGTACTGAGGGACTGCTTGCAAGCACTCTCCAGTCCCGATGACCTGAGGTCTCTCCTGCAACACCATAAATGCCTCGAGCACCTTGGAAAACAAG GTACCACTGTGGAGATGTCCACCCAGGTCTTTGCCTGCTCTGAGTGTCCATTCTTCCACATGCAGGAGTCctacctgctgcagcacattgaGCACAGTCACCCTGAGCAGTACAGCAAACTGCAGAGGGCCGCAGAGACGACTGAGGCCCCCAGGAAGAAGGCCCCGCGTCCTGAGTTCCCAAAGCCTTTCCCCATCCACGACAGGCCTGACCCTCACATGTGCCAGGAGTGTGGCAAAACATTCACTCGTGCCTCAGACGTGACCCGTCACCAGCGGACGCACACGGGTGAGCGCCCATACACCTGCGAGGAATGTAAGAAGAGCTTCAAGAACTCCTGGGATCTGACCAGGCATCAGCGCATTCACACCGGAGAGCGACCCTTCCTCTGCTCCCAGTGTGGCAAACGGTTCACACAGATGGGCTTGCTCAAGCTGCATTTCGATCGGACCGCCTGCGGTCAGGCTTGCAACCCCCCCCTCGACCTGACGACAGAGGTTGTAGTAGCAGAGGATACATCAGAGAAAGAGGGCGGTCAGTACAAATGCCAGAAATGTGGCGAGAGCTTTGGTAGCATCCTGGAGAGGCTGAGGCACAGGCAGAGGCATGTGGTGAGGCGTCAGTACaaatgctctctgtgtgagaagATCTACAGCCGGGCGTCGGACCTCAAGAGACACCAGATGAAACACACCGGTGAGCGGCCGTTTGCGTGTGAGTGTGGGAAAAACTTCACACACGTGTGGCTTCTCAATAAGCACCGGCAGATCCACACCAGGGAGCGTCCGTACCCATGCGCAGAGTGTGGGAAGAGCTTCACGCAGCTCCAGATCCTGAACAGGCACCTGCTGACTCACAACGGCCAGCGGCCATTCCAGTGCTCCTACTGCGAGAAGAGCTTCACCCAGCTGGCCAGCCTCACACGCCACGAGCGAATCCACACAGGCGAGAGGCCGTACCTCTGCACCACCTGCGAGAAGAGCTTCCTCACACATGGAGAGCTGGTGAGGCATCAGCGCAGCCACAGTAACTTTAGGCCGTTCAGCTGCCCGCAGTGCCCCAAGAGCTTTAAAACCAAGCGAGCTCAGAGCGAGCACCTCAATACGCACACAGGAGAGCGTCCATTTGCATGCACCCAGTGTGGGAAGAGGTTCGCCAAGTCGACCTCGCTTGTCCGGCATAACCTGACTCACACAGGGGAGCGACCCCACCAGTGCTCACAGTGCGGGAAGACCTTCCTCACCTCTGGTGAGCTCCTCCTCCACAAACGCATCCACACAGGAGAAAGGCCTTATCCCTGCTCCTACTGCGAGAGGAGGTTCAGGTGCTCCTCCGACCTCAACATGCACGTCCGGACGCACACCGGAGAGAAGCCACACAGCTGCCTGTTCTGTAAGAAGAGCTTCTCTACGTCGACAAGGCTGAAGagacacatgcgcacacacgtgGACAAGAGTGTCGTCGTGGAATCATTTAGTCTTTGA
- the LOC139350675 gene encoding uncharacterized protein produces the protein MHIKTGTWEANNTVCESDTLCDPAVLVSATNSEPHIRNRRLSPGSGNCGGGGGGCISGGDQQPRQLSPEGDLIGPGYTHPFSFRREKERKQHKGRSLRRESQKGVSRVSERPQKANQKERWVEDSLSLLKPPPAFPVQDSPAKLQPAVSYASKVKAGAASGALEEDRPAIGVLLQNQWGLSFISEARPVTEGSGTRPTVNALPPQPTDAEQPADLELDTGLTVQLPEETPIPVATSITPTIRPEVDESNGKLLLSCRHLVEALNYHSREWNAICNKQKKVPKKVVWYKDTQEHPA, from the exons ATGCATATCAAAACAG GTACATGGGAAGCCAACAACACCGTGTGTGAGTCTGATACCCTGTGTGACCCAGCAGTCCTTGTTTCAGCCACCAACTCTGAGCCACACATTCGCAATCGCCGCCTGTCTCCTGGCTCGGGCAACTGTGGAGGCGGGGGTGGAGGCTGCATCTCTGGAGGTGACCAACAGCCCCGACAGCTTTCACCTGAAGGCGACCTGATCGGACCCGGTTACACGCATCCCTTCAGCTTCCGCAGGGAAAAAGAACGCAAGCAGCACAAAGGCCGCAGCCTCCGCAGGGAAAGTCAGAAGGGGGTCAGCCGAGTAAGCGAGCGGCCACAAAAGGCTAACCAAAAGGAGAGGTGGGTGGAGGACAGTCTGTCGCTGCTCAAGCCCCCACCTGCCTTCCCAGTGCAGGACAGCCCCGCAAAGCTGCAGCCCGCCGTTAGCTACGCCTCCAAGGTGAAGGCGGGAGCAGCAAGTGGAGCGCTGGAGGAGGACCGCCCCGCCATCGGCGTGCTGCTACAGAACCAGTGGGGTCTCAGTTTCATCAGCGAGGCGAGGCCTGTCACAGAGGGCTCTGGCACTCGCCCCACTGTGAACGCCCTCCCCCCTCAGCCCACAGACGCCGAACAGCCAGCAGACCTAGAGCTGGACACAGGTCTCACAGTCCAGCTTCCCGAAGAAACGCCTATTCCAGTTGCTACCTCCATCACCCCCACTATACGCCCAGAGGTGGACGAAAGCAACGGGAAGCTGCTGCTAAGTTGTCGCCATCTAGTGGAGGCTTTGAACTATCACAGTAGAG aATGGAATGCTATCtgtaacaaacagaaaaaag tTCCAAAAAAGGTTGTCTGGTATAAAGACACCCAGGAGCACCCAGCCTAG
- the osgep gene encoding tRNA N6-adenosine threonylcarbamoyltransferase has protein sequence MTVVIGFEGSANKIGIGIIRDGEVLSNPRRTYITPPGQGFMPSDTARHHRAVILTVLKEALEQAGLKPADIDCVAYTKGPGMGAPLVTVALVARTVAQLWGKPLLGVNHCIGHIEMGRLITKAANPTVLYVSGGNTQVIAYSERRYRIFGETIDIAVGNCLDRFARVLKISNDPSPGYNIEQMAKKGSHYVELPYTVKGMDVSFSGILSYIEEVSHKMLSSGQCAAEDLCFSLQETLFSMLVEITERAMAHCGSQEVLIVGGVGCNLRLQEMMGVMCEERGAKLFATDERFCIDNGAMIAQAGWEMFRSGQVTELEDSWITQRYRTDEVEVTWRD, from the exons ATGACTGTAGTAATTGGATTTGAGGGCAGTGCCAATAAGATCGGCATAGGAATCATCAGGGATGGTGAAGTGCTTTCCAACCCCAGACGGACCTACATTACCCCTCCTGGTCAAG GGTTCATGCCAAGTGACACTGCCAGGCACCACCGTGCTGTCATACTGACTGTCCTCAAGGAGGCGCTGGAGCAAGCAGGGCTGAAGCCTGCAGACATCGACTGTGTGGCATACACCAAAG gtCCTGGTATGGGTGCTCCCTTGGTGACGGTGGCTCTGGTGGCTCGTACAGTCGCACAGCTTTGGGGGAAGCCGCTCCTCGGTGTCAACCACTGCATTGGACACATTGAGATGGGCCGACTCATCACAAAAGCCGCGAACCCCACCGTGCTTTATGTCAGTGGAGGGAACACACAG GTTATTGCATACTCAGAGCGGCGGTACAGAATATTTGGGGAGACCATCGACATCGCGGTCGGCAACTGTTTGGACAGGTTTGCTCGAGTTCTAAAG ATTTCCAATGACCCCAGTCCAGGCTACAACATTGAGCAGATGGCCAAAAA AGGGAGTCACTATGTGGAGCTGCCGTATACAGTTAAAGGAATGGACGTCTCATTTTCTGGGATTTTATCCTACATTGAG GAAGTCTCTCATAAGATGCTGAGCTCTGGtcagtgtgcagcagaggaCCTGTGTTTCTCCCTGCAG GAGACCCTGTTCTCCATGTTGGTGGAGATCACAGAGAGGGCCATGGCTCACTGCGGCTCTCAAGAGGTCCTCATTGTCGGCGGCGTTGGCT GTAACCTGCGTCTGCAGGAGATGATGGGGGTGAtgtgtgaggagagaggagccaAGCTGTTTGCCACAGATGAACG ATTCTGCATAGACAACGGAGCAATGATCGCTCAAGCTGGCTGGGAGATGTTCAGGTCCGGTCAGGTGACGGAGCTGGAGGACTCGTGGATTACACAAAG GTACAGAACAGATGAGGTGGAGGTGACGTGGAGAgactga
- the apex1 gene encoding DNA repair nuclease APEX1: MKRGKKTEEAAADGENDTGSASAKKAKKPKEPEAPILYEDPPDKMMSKDGRDANMKITSWNVDGLRAWVKKKGLDWVREEAPDVLCLQETKCSEKALPSEITSMPEYPHKFWAGSNEKEGYSGVAMLCKTEPIKVTYGIGKEEHDKEGRVITAEFPSFFLVTAYVPNASRGLVRLDYRKTWDVDFRSYLSELDMQKPVVLCGDLNVAHQEIDLKNPKGNKKSAGFTPEEREGFTQLLEAGFVDSFRELYPKQTNAYSFWTYMMNCREKNVGWRLDYFLLSSSLLPGLCDSKIRNKVMGSDHCPITLHIAV; encoded by the exons ATGAAGAGAGgcaagaagacagaggaggcgGCCGCAGATGGGGAAAACGACACAGGCTCTG CTTCtgcaaagaaagcaaagaagccTAAAGAGCCGGAGGCCCCAATTCTGTACGAAGATCCTCCTGACAAAATGATGAGCAAAGATGGACGCGATGCCAACATGAAGATCACCTCCTGGAACGTGGACGGGCTGAGGGCCTGGGTGAAAAAGAAGGGCCTGGAT TGGGTGCGCGAAGAGGCTCCGGATGTTCTGTGCCTGCAGGAGACAAAGTGTTCAGAGAAAGCTCTCCCTTCTGAAATCACCTCAATGCCCGAGTACCCTCACAAGTTCTGGGCCGGGTCAAATGAGAAGGAGGGTTACAGTGGTGTAGCCATGCTCTGCAAGACTGAACCCATCAAAGTCACCTATGGCATTG GCAAAGAAGAACATGACAAGGAGGGCCGCGTCATCACTGCCGAGTTCCCCAGCTTCTTCCTGGTGACCGCTTATGTGCCAAACGCCAGCAGAGGCCTTGTGCGCCTGGATTACCGCAAAACCTGGGACGTCGACTTCCGGTCATACCTGAGCGAGCTGGACATGCAGAAGCCCGTGGTGCTGTGCGGCGACCTGAACGTGGCGCATCAGGAGATCGACCTGAAGAACCCGAAGGGGAACAAGAAAAGCGCAGGCTTCACCCCCGAGGAGCGCGAGGGCTTCACCCAGCTGCTGGAGGCGGGCTTCGTCGACAGCTTCCGCGAGCTCTACCCCAAGCAGACCAACGCCTACTCCTTCTGGACCTACATGATGAACTGCCGCGAAAAGAACGTGGGCTGGAGGCTGGATTACTTTTTGCTGTCGTCCAGTCTGCTGCCAGGCCTGTGCGACAGCAAGATCCGCAACAAGGTGATGGGAAGCGACCACTGCCCCATCACTCTGCACATAGCCGTGTAG